The Paenibacillus sp. FSL H7-0357 nucleotide sequence GATGAAACGCGGCGATTTTGTTATTATTGTATTGGTTTTTCTTGTAGCCGGCTCCATCTATGGAGTCAAATGGATGAATAACCGGAATGAGCATTATGCACAAGGGGATTTGAAAGCCGTTATTACAGTGAACGGCAAAGAGTATAAAACTGTTTCATTGACCAAAGAAGAGCAGATTATTGAGATGAAGACTAAGTTCGGCCACAATATATTAAAAGTGTATGATTATGGAATTCAGATGACGTATTCTGATGCGCCGCTGCCGATTGCCCTGGAGATGGGCTTTATTTCCAGACCGAGGCAGCAGATTATTTGTATTCCGGCCCGGCTGATGGTTGAAGTCGTCAACCCCGACAGATCCATTGATGATGATGATGAGCTGGACGCAGTTATTTAGCTGCCGGTAAACTTTGAATCTGCTCCCATGCGGCCACCGAGTCGGCATTGGTGTACACGTAAGGAGTGGAAGGCTGGGGAATCGCTGTAATGCTGTCTGGATCAATCTGCATGATTTCCTTGCCGCCGTATTTCACAACCTGAAGCTTGCCCCGAACCTCAATCCAGGTATCGGCGGGCAGGCTTATTTGTGTTTGCGGATCAAGCAGGATTCCGAAAGGAGTGGCATCGGCAGTACAGCATTGGACGAGAAAACGGCTGACCGCATACGAACTTTTGCCGGCCACCGCCGGTTCGCGGTACAGGAAACCTGAGACGGTGATCTCTTTACCAGCAAATTGGCCTTTATACAGGTCGATTGCTCCGAACGTTTCGGAGAAAATTTCCGGATAAACCGTAATGACATCCTGTGCGTGAAGGTTGGCGGCAAGCTCCGCGAATTCCGCCTGATAAGGATTGGCTGCGGCGAATGACTCTTTTTCCCGCGGTTCCACCGTGGTATAGGATAAGGCGATGCCTTTTTTGGCTGCGGCCGCGCTGCCCAGAGCACGGTCGGGAAGCAGGAAGCCGAGCAGCAGCGGAAGCAGGAACAAGCCGTAAAGCGCGCTGCTTCTGAGCCCGGTGCGGGGCAGACGGTGCTCGCAGTCGCACAGGACACTGCTTTTGCCGAACAAGGCCTGAATCCCCAGGCTGAGTGCCATGAGCGCAAGAGGTATGGGACAGAGCTTAATCCAGCGCGCCAGCTTCGGGGCGACATAATAATGCAGCGCATCCTGCTGGACCAGATGCCCAATGTACAGCGCGAAGAGAAGCAGAATAACCGCCCTGAGCAGATAGTGGAACCGGATACTGCCGGAATCGTTCATCTCTGGCCCTCCTGAAAGTTTTGTGAGAAATAGCGTCATAACCCTAATGAAACCAGCACTGATCCGATAAAGACGGCGGAGAAGATAAGGAAAAATAAGTAAAGCGCGAACTTCGTCTTGAACAGCGAGAGCAGCATCAGCGAATTTTTGAAATCCAGCATCGGTCCAAGCACCATGAATGCCAGCAGTGATCCCGCCGGGAAGGTGTGCAGAAAGGTGGAAGCGACAAAGGCATCGGAGGTTGAACATAAGGAAAGGACAAAGGCCAGCCCCATCATGAACAGATAGGATCCCAGCGGCTTCTCCCCAATAGCGGCCAGACTGCCCTGATTCATAAAGCTCTGAATGCCGGAGGTCAGCAGGCAGCCGATAATCAAATATTTGCCCATCTCAAAAAACTCGTCCGATGTATGCACGAAGACGGCAACCAGTTTGCCTCCGCGTGTGCCTTGTTCATGGCGTTCCCCGGTTTCACGCTGAATAGAAAGCCGCAGCGGCGACTTTTTCACCGTGATGTAAATGATAAGGCCGATCAGCGCGGCAACGGCAAACGCAAGACCCATACGGGCATAAGCGAGTCCGGGATGGGAGCGGAAGGCCGTCAGTGTCGCCCCATAAACGACGGGATTGACCACGGGTCCCGAGAGAATGAATACGACGGCAACATACAGCGGCATTCCCTTATGCATCAGGCGGCGGACCAGCGGGATCATGCCGCATTCGCATACGGGAAAGAGGATGCCGAGCAGGCAGCCGAACAGGATCGCCGGAACCGGTCTCCGCGGAATCCAGCGTGAGATGATCTCGTCCGGAACGAATACGCGGAGCAGGGAAGACAGCAGCGCACCCAGCAGCACAAACGGCAGGGCTTCCAGCAGAATGCCGATAAAAGCTGTTTTGAACGTATCCACATAGGCATTGTCCAGCAGCTCCGGGTGCTCCGGCAGCCACACGATGCCCGCAATAATCAGGAAGACGGCGGGAATGAGCAGCGGCAGTATTTTAAACGGAGAAAAGGTTGTCAAGGCATCTTAGGCTCCTTCCCGGCATGCGGTATTAACCGAACAGTGCAGACCAGCGCTCCGTCAGCTGCTGTTCATCCAAATGTAACCCTATGAAGACGACATAAGGCAGCCCGGGATAACGTGACGGCTCCCAGCTTGCGCGGTTTCCGGCAAATTGTACCAGCTGGACTTCAGCCTGACCCCTCAGCCGTACATGTCCTTTGGCCCGGAGGAGGCTGCCGCCCCATTCGCGGAAGAAGCCCTCCAGCTGTTCCCTGTAGATTCCGCTATCTTCCGCTTGCGGGAATGTTAGTGTCACAGCAGCCACCTGCGAATATGAGGGTTCGGCTTCAAGCCTTGGTTCCTGCACAGCGGTTGCACCATGGGGCTGACCGGCGTTCATCCGCTTAAGCACGGACCCGTTGATGCTGCGGGAGCTGCGCTGGGCAGCTGCGGTACGGGATGTCCGGGCAGTGATGCCGGCCAGCAGCGGAGCCACGTTGATTTCACTGTAGTGGGTAAACACAATCTCGGATTCCGCATTATACTTGCGGACGGCCTTTTCAATTTTCCATAAGGTTTCCGGCTCTACAAGATCACTTTTATTGACGATAATCAGATCGGCACCGCTGATTTGCTTGCGCAGTGTCCGGACAAGCTGCTTGTCGGCAGAAAACCGGCTGTTGTACTCGAGCATGTTTTCGGCATCGAGAAGGGTGACCGTATAGTGCAGCGCCAGCCGCTTGCTGAACGAAGGTTCCAGCAGCGACTTTGCGATCTCTTCGGGATCGGCGACGCCGGTAAGCTCGATAAAGATCATATCCGGCCGCCGGGCGAGCAGTGCATTCAGGCTTCCCGGCAGTTCGTCCTTGCGGCTGCAGCAGACACAGCCGTCCAGCAGTTTCTCCACACTTGTCCCCGTATGCTCCTGCAGAATGTAGCCGTCAACATCGCGTTTGCCCAGCTCATTCATCACTACACCGGGATTCAGTCCCCGTGCCTTGCTCTCTTTCAGCAGAGTGAGCAGGAGGGTTGTCTTCCCGCTCCCCAGAAATCCGCTTAATATAATCACCGGTATCTTCATCGTCCACACTCCCGTTTGAATCTTGCAATTGCAAGAATCATATTTTCATATTTCCATTTATACGTAATTTGATCTAAGGAAAGACCACATATTTGAGAGAGTAGAAATTTTCTGCATGCCCTTGTTGACAGCAGGGGACTCAAACATGTAGAATGTGTAAATCGTAAATATTACGATTAAATAAAAGGAGATGAACGCTGTGAGAGTAATTGTGACTTTGGCCTGCACAGAAACCGGCGACCGCAACTATACCACTACCAAGAATAAGAAAACCCAGCCGGGACGGATCGAAATGAAGAAATATTGTCCCCGTCTGAAACGGGTTACGCTGCACCGGGAGACACGCTAAGTTAAACAGGCTGGGTTCTGAAGCCGCCTTGCGCTGCACATAACCTTTCATCTGTCATCCCTATCCCATCTAAAAGTCTAAGGAGTAAATCTATGAATAAAATTCCTGTTACCGTGCTCAGCGGATATCTGGGCTCCGGTAAAACCACATTGCTCAATCACATTCTGCACAACAGAGACGGCCTGAAGGTCGCTGTCATTGTCAATGACATGAGTGAGGTCAACGTCGATGCTAGTCTGGTGAAATCCGGCAACACTCTCTCCCGGACCGAGGAAAAGCTGGTGGAAATGTCCAATGGGTGCATCTGCTGTACACTCCGCGACGACCTGCTGCGTGAAGTGAGCAATCTGGCCGCGGAAGGCCGGTTTGATTATATCCTGATCGAATCCTCCGGGATCAGTGAGCCGGTTCCGGTCGCGCAGACCTTTACGTATGCCAATCCTGATCTGGATATTGACCTGACGGAGCTCGCCAGACTGGACACGATGGTCACCGTTGTGGATGCCAACCGTTTCTGGCATGATTTCGCTTCCGGAGACAGTCTGATCGACCGTAATATGACGGCGGGCGAAGGGGATTTCCGCGATATTGTAGATCTGCTTATTGATCAGATTGAGACCTGCGACGTATTGCTGCTCAATAAATGCGATCTCGTTGAAGAGCAGGAGCTGAACAAGCTTGAGGCTGTGCTGCGCAGACTTCAGCCGGGCGCCAAGATCATCCGTACGGTTAATGGTGTCGTTGATCCCAAGGAGATTCTCAATACGCACTTGTTTGATTTTGAGAAGACAAGTATGTCCTCCGGCTGGATTGCGGAGCTGAATAAGGAGGAGCATACACCGGAGACCGAAGAATATGGCATTGGCTCCTTCGTCTACCGGCGCAGAACACCTTTCCACCCGCAGAGATTAAGCTTCTTCTTCAGCAATTGGCCGGAAGAAGTTGTGCGGGCGAAGGGGCTGGTCTGGCTGGCTGCGAAGGGCGATCTCGCCGCGAGCTTAAGCCAGGCCGGGCCTTCGATCCAATTTGGTCCGGCCGGTTACTGGCTGGCGACTCTGCCGAAGGAGCAGCAGCTTGAAGTGCTGGCGGCCGAGCCTGACGTGAAGGCCAGATGGGACGAGCAGTGGGGCGACCGGATGAATGAGATTGTGTTCATCGGAGTGGCCATGGACCGTGCGGCGATTGAAGCCAGACTGGACCGCTGTCTGCTGACCGGAGAAGAACTGCAGCAGGACTGGAGCCAGTTCAATAATCCGCTTCCTTGGGCTGCCGAGGAGCTGTTGGCAGCCGCTCAGGAGTAGAGGCGGTAAGCGAGAACAAGTAGAGAGCGGATCTCATAGAGGGTGCCTCCAGCCAGTTTGCATTTTGAAGGACCTGTTTCCACATGAAAGTGGAGATTGGGTCCTTTTTATTCATTTGGAATCCATATTGTTTGTTGCACATCGTTGTAGTTATTCTAAATAATTACGATTAATTTGCCGTGATGGGTTTACAAATCGTAATCATTACGATAATATGTTTGGAGTCAATACGTAATGTTTACGATTAATCCAAAGCGGATTAGGAAAGAAAGGATATGTGCCATGATTTTATCATCCATGCGGGATGTGGTGTTTGGTTACGGGAACGAGCCTGTGATTGACTCCCTGTCGCTTGATATTGAAGCCGGGCAGTTCATCGGGATTACCGGCCCGAACGGTGCGGCAAAGACCACGCTGCTGAAGCTGTTGCTGGGCCTGCTGCGTCCGTGGAGCGGAACAGTCACACTGAACCGGGAGATCACGGGAGGGGGCAAGCTTGCTGTCGGCTATGTTCCGCAGCAGGTGGCTTCCTTCAATGCCGGATTTCCCAGCAAGGTTATTGAACTGGTCCGTTCCGGCTGCTATGCCCGGCTTGGCTTGTTCGGCAGGTTTACGAAAAGTGAGGAAGAAATTGTCGAGCGCAGCCTGAGACAGGTGGAGATGTGGGACTACCGTGCCCGCCGGATCGGGGAATTGTCCGGCGGGCAGAAGCAGCGGGTCTGCATCGCCCGTGCGCTCGCGGGACAGCCTCAGGTACTGGTGCTGGACGAACCGGCTACAGGCATGGACATCGCCAGCCGTACCGGCTTCTACAAGCTGATGCGACATTATGTCAGCCAGCACGGGCGCACCGTCATTATGGTCACGCACGGCCTGGAGGAGACAAGCGCTTATCTAGATACAGTGATCAGCCTGGAACGGAAGGAACAGGAGGGCTGGCAATGTTTGGTTACGAATTCATGCAGCGTGCATTTTGGGCCGGGGGCCTGATCGGGATCATCGGGCCGCTGCTCGGCGTATATCTGATGCTCCGCCGTCAGGTGCTGATGGCCGATACCCTCTCCCATGTGTCGCTCGCGGGTGTGGCGCTGGGCTCAGTGCTGCAGCTGAATCCCGCACTCAGCGGCTTCGCGGTGGCTGTCATCGGCGGTATCGTCATCGAGCAGCTACGCCGTTCTTACCGTACATACAGCGAGCTCCCGGTTGCCATTATTATGACCTCAGGGTTAGCGCTGGCAGTTGTGCTGATGAGCCTGCAGCAGAATCTGAGCAAGAGCTTCAGCTCGTATCTGTTCGGCTCGATCGTAGCTGTGAGTGATACCCAGCTTAGACTGATTGCTATCGTCACAGCGGCAGGCCTGCTGTACTTCGTCCTGCTGCGGCGGCCGCTCTACAGCCTGACCTTTGATGAAGAGACGGCCAGCATCGGCGGCGTGCAAACGGGCCTGTTATCCTTTTCGTTCGCTGTGCTCACCGGGATGACCGTTGCGGCAGCGATGCCGGTGGTAGGGGTATTGCTGGTGTCCGCACTTATTGTGCTGCCAGCCTCGCTTGCGCTGCGTATCGCTTCCGGCTTCACCGCTGCGGTTCTGATTTCCATCGGCGTGGGCCTCACCGGTGTTTTTAGCGGCCTGGCAACATCCTATTATATCAATACGCCTCCCGGAGGCACGATTGCCCTCATTCTGCTGTTGTTCCTGCTGACCGCCATCGCAGTGCAGAAGCTGAGCAGGCGGCGGAACCGCCGTAACACACATAAATCCTTAAGCAAATTCCATAAACCCATATAAGAACAGGAGTTAACATTTATGAAGTCTAAATTCAATATCCGCCATCTTGCCGTCTTGTCCCTATCAACCCTGCTGATTGCCGCCGGTTGCGGCAAAAACAATAGCGCAGATCCTGCCGCTACTGCTGCTACTGCTTCTAATGCGCCTGCAGCCGAGACAACTGCCGTTCCGGCAGCAGACAAGCTGGACATTAAGGTCAGCTTCTACCCGATGTATGAATTCACCAAGAATGTTGCAGGCGAGCTTGCCGATGTCGAAGTCCTGGTTCCGGCCGGCATGGAGCCGCATGACTGGGAGCCGACGGCACAGGATATGGCCAAGATTACGGATGCCGATGTGCTCGTCTATAACGGAGCCGGTATGGAGGGCTGGGTCGAGCAAGTACTGGACAGTGCTTCGGGCAGCAAAATGGTCACCGTGGAAGCCAGCAAAGGGCTTGAAATTAAGGAAGGCTCAGAGGAAGAAGCGGATGCTCACAGTCACGAACATGAGGAAGCCGGACATGGCGAGGAAGCCCATGATCACGAACGTGAGGAAGCCGGACATGACGGGGAAGCCCATGATCACGAACATGAGGAAGCCGGACATGCTGAAGAAGCTCATGATCACGAAGAAGGTGAACATGCGGAGGAAGGCCATGCTCATAATCACGGCGGTCTGGACCCCCATGTCTGGCTAGCTCCCGAACTTGCAATCAAGGAAGTGCGTACTATCGAAGCCGCGTTGTCCGCTGCTTCCCCAGCGAACTCAGCTGCCTTCAAAGCCAACACCGATGCCTATATTGCCAAACTGGAGGCGCTGCACCAAGAGTTTCAGGATGGACTCAAGGATACAAAACGCAAAGATTTTATTACTCAGCATGCTGCCTTTGGCTATTTGGCTGAGGCATACGGCCTGACACAGGTGCCGATTGCCGGCCTCTCTCCAGAACAGGAGCCATCCGCTGCCCAAATGGCCGGGATTGTTGAATTCGCCAAGGCCCATGACGTAAAAACGATCTTTTTCGAGACGCTGGTATCCTCCAGTGTTGCTGATACTATTGCCCAGGAAATTGGTGCCAAGGCCGCTGTCTTGAATCCGATCGAAGGGCTGACGGATGAGGACCGCAGCAATAACCTTGATTATATCGGCATCATGCGCCAGAACCTGGAAGCGCTGAAGACGGCACTTAACGAATAGAGCAGAATTCATCATTGGCAACTCATTCAAACTACGGAAGGCGGATAAATAATATGGCCAAGAAATCAAAAGTAGTCAAAGAATTAAAACGGCAGGAATTGGTGGCTAAATACGCAGATAGACGGAGAGAGCTGAAGGCCAAAGGAGACTATATGGCCCTGCAGAAGCTGCCGCGTGATTCCTCCGCTACCCGGCAAAAGAACAGATGCGCTGTTTCCGGCAGACCCAGAGGGTATTTAAGCAAATTTAAAATTTCACGGATCGTCTTCCGGGATCTGGCGC carries:
- a CDS encoding permease; this translates as MTTFSPFKILPLLIPAVFLIIAGIVWLPEHPELLDNAYVDTFKTAFIGILLEALPFVLLGALLSSLLRVFVPDEIISRWIPRRPVPAILFGCLLGILFPVCECGMIPLVRRLMHKGMPLYVAVVFILSGPVVNPVVYGATLTAFRSHPGLAYARMGLAFAVAALIGLIIYITVKKSPLRLSIQRETGERHEQGTRGGKLVAVFVHTSDEFFEMGKYLIIGCLLTSGIQSFMNQGSLAAIGEKPLGSYLFMMGLAFVLSLCSTSDAFVASTFLHTFPAGSLLAFMVLGPMLDFKNSLMLLSLFKTKFALYLFFLIFSAVFIGSVLVSLGL
- a CDS encoding metal ABC transporter permease yields the protein MAMFGYEFMQRAFWAGGLIGIIGPLLGVYLMLRRQVLMADTLSHVSLAGVALGSVLQLNPALSGFAVAVIGGIVIEQLRRSYRTYSELPVAIIMTSGLALAVVLMSLQQNLSKSFSSYLFGSIVAVSDTQLRLIAIVTAAGLLYFVLLRRPLYSLTFDEETASIGGVQTGLLSFSFAVLTGMTVAAAMPVVGVLLVSALIVLPASLALRIASGFTAAVLISIGVGLTGVFSGLATSYYINTPPGGTIALILLLFLLTAIAVQKLSRRRNRRNTHKSLSKFHKPI
- a CDS encoding GTP-binding protein yields the protein MNKIPVTVLSGYLGSGKTTLLNHILHNRDGLKVAVIVNDMSEVNVDASLVKSGNTLSRTEEKLVEMSNGCICCTLRDDLLREVSNLAAEGRFDYILIESSGISEPVPVAQTFTYANPDLDIDLTELARLDTMVTVVDANRFWHDFASGDSLIDRNMTAGEGDFRDIVDLLIDQIETCDVLLLNKCDLVEEQELNKLEAVLRRLQPGAKIIRTVNGVVDPKEILNTHLFDFEKTSMSSGWIAELNKEEHTPETEEYGIGSFVYRRRTPFHPQRLSFFFSNWPEEVVRAKGLVWLAAKGDLAASLSQAGPSIQFGPAGYWLATLPKEQQLEVLAAEPDVKARWDEQWGDRMNEIVFIGVAMDRAAIEARLDRCLLTGEELQQDWSQFNNPLPWAAEELLAAAQE
- a CDS encoding NusG domain II-containing protein; the encoded protein is MKRGDFVIIVLVFLVAGSIYGVKWMNNRNEHYAQGDLKAVITVNGKEYKTVSLTKEEQIIEMKTKFGHNILKVYDYGIQMTYSDAPLPIALEMGFISRPRQQIICIPARLMVEVVNPDRSIDDDDELDAVI
- the rpmG gene encoding 50S ribosomal protein L33 — translated: MRVIVTLACTETGDRNYTTTKNKKTQPGRIEMKKYCPRLKRVTLHRETR
- a CDS encoding TIGR03943 family putative permease subunit; this translates as MNDSGSIRFHYLLRAVILLLFALYIGHLVQQDALHYYVAPKLARWIKLCPIPLALMALSLGIQALFGKSSVLCDCEHRLPRTGLRSSALYGLFLLPLLLGFLLPDRALGSAAAAKKGIALSYTTVEPREKESFAAANPYQAEFAELAANLHAQDVITVYPEIFSETFGAIDLYKGQFAGKEITVSGFLYREPAVAGKSSYAVSRFLVQCCTADATPFGILLDPQTQISLPADTWIEVRGKLQVVKYGGKEIMQIDPDSITAIPQPSTPYVYTNADSVAAWEQIQSLPAAK
- a CDS encoding metal ABC transporter ATP-binding protein, which encodes MILSSMRDVVFGYGNEPVIDSLSLDIEAGQFIGITGPNGAAKTTLLKLLLGLLRPWSGTVTLNREITGGGKLAVGYVPQQVASFNAGFPSKVIELVRSGCYARLGLFGRFTKSEEEIVERSLRQVEMWDYRARRIGELSGGQKQRVCIARALAGQPQVLVLDEPATGMDIASRTGFYKLMRHYVSQHGRTVIMVTHGLEETSAYLDTVISLERKEQEGWQCLVTNSCSVHFGPGA
- the rpsN gene encoding 30S ribosomal protein S14 produces the protein MAKKSKVVKELKRQELVAKYADRRRELKAKGDYMALQKLPRDSSATRQKNRCAVSGRPRGYLSKFKISRIVFRDLALRGQIPGITKSSW
- a CDS encoding CobW family GTP-binding protein, with the protein product MKIPVIILSGFLGSGKTTLLLTLLKESKARGLNPGVVMNELGKRDVDGYILQEHTGTSVEKLLDGCVCCSRKDELPGSLNALLARRPDMIFIELTGVADPEEIAKSLLEPSFSKRLALHYTVTLLDAENMLEYNSRFSADKQLVRTLRKQISGADLIIVNKSDLVEPETLWKIEKAVRKYNAESEIVFTHYSEINVAPLLAGITARTSRTAAAQRSSRSINGSVLKRMNAGQPHGATAVQEPRLEAEPSYSQVAAVTLTFPQAEDSGIYREQLEGFFREWGGSLLRAKGHVRLRGQAEVQLVQFAGNRASWEPSRYPGLPYVVFIGLHLDEQQLTERWSALFG
- a CDS encoding metal ABC transporter substrate-binding protein translates to MKSKFNIRHLAVLSLSTLLIAAGCGKNNSADPAATAATASNAPAAETTAVPAADKLDIKVSFYPMYEFTKNVAGELADVEVLVPAGMEPHDWEPTAQDMAKITDADVLVYNGAGMEGWVEQVLDSASGSKMVTVEASKGLEIKEGSEEEADAHSHEHEEAGHGEEAHDHEREEAGHDGEAHDHEHEEAGHAEEAHDHEEGEHAEEGHAHNHGGLDPHVWLAPELAIKEVRTIEAALSAASPANSAAFKANTDAYIAKLEALHQEFQDGLKDTKRKDFITQHAAFGYLAEAYGLTQVPIAGLSPEQEPSAAQMAGIVEFAKAHDVKTIFFETLVSSSVADTIAQEIGAKAAVLNPIEGLTDEDRSNNLDYIGIMRQNLEALKTALNE